The following are encoded in a window of Bacillus sp. SORGH_AS_0510 genomic DNA:
- a CDS encoding M20/M25/M40 family metallo-hydrolase: MNSIKNWLDVKCEAAEYLSHIIRINTSNPLKNEMDAIQYLVEVAKQNGLYTYVHKTDENRGNIVISLTPDYSNPIVLLSHLDVVPANEVDWEVPPFSGEIINDILWGRGTIDTKQLTITHLMVLILLKRNNVPLKRDIIMIATSDEENGSQFGLLPFLEKHPTLFNNSIVFNEGGGFPLLIENQAYYLCELGQKGLAKVRITAKNDSSSNPYLPNNNGMQVILDAINAFQEPNIYEKIPPATLELFTTIASSQDWHFSEHELELFLNKIPPNHLSLFKAMSKTTFSITKWNGGKKHPELMNQYEIFLDSRPVPSVNKETYEKLLETILGDLPVQYEILSFSQGYESDINHDHLALFEQELQTEVPNAKVVPFLSIGGSDSRHLKGFNTQIYGYCPMLPDMSFDRIIKMVHGVNERIPLESLRFGIQNMYNILVQMEGV; this comes from the coding sequence GTGAATTCGATTAAGAACTGGTTGGATGTGAAATGTGAGGCGGCTGAGTACCTAAGTCATATCATTCGAATCAATACTAGTAATCCCCTTAAAAATGAAATGGACGCCATTCAATATCTAGTTGAAGTGGCGAAGCAGAATGGATTGTATACATACGTCCATAAAACAGATGAAAATAGGGGAAATATAGTCATTTCATTAACCCCTGATTATAGTAATCCGATTGTTTTATTGTCCCATTTAGATGTCGTACCAGCAAATGAGGTAGATTGGGAGGTGCCTCCATTTAGTGGGGAAATTATCAATGACATTTTATGGGGAAGGGGAACCATTGATACAAAACAATTAACCATCACCCATCTAATGGTATTGATTTTATTGAAACGTAACAACGTCCCACTTAAGAGGGATATTATTATGATTGCAACCTCAGATGAGGAAAACGGAAGTCAGTTTGGGTTGCTTCCTTTTTTAGAAAAACACCCTACCTTGTTTAATAATAGCATCGTATTTAACGAAGGCGGAGGGTTCCCGCTATTGATTGAGAATCAAGCTTATTATTTATGTGAACTTGGACAAAAGGGATTGGCCAAAGTCAGGATAACAGCTAAGAACGATTCCTCGTCCAATCCATATCTTCCTAACAACAATGGAATGCAGGTAATCCTTGACGCGATCAATGCTTTCCAAGAACCAAATATCTACGAAAAGATTCCTCCAGCCACATTAGAATTATTTACTACAATTGCTTCATCTCAGGATTGGCATTTTTCTGAACATGAATTGGAGCTTTTTTTAAATAAAATACCACCTAACCACCTTTCTTTATTTAAAGCCATGTCAAAAACCACTTTTTCCATTACAAAATGGAATGGCGGAAAGAAGCATCCAGAATTAATGAACCAATATGAAATCTTCTTGGATAGCAGACCGGTTCCGTCTGTCAATAAAGAAACATATGAGAAACTGCTGGAAACCATTCTAGGTGATTTACCCGTACAATATGAGATTCTATCCTTTTCACAAGGCTATGAGTCAGATATTAATCATGACCATTTGGCGCTGTTTGAGCAGGAGCTTCAAACGGAGGTTCCTAATGCCAAGGTCGTCCCATTTTTATCGATTGGCGGGAGTGATTCAAGGCACTTAAAGGGATTTAATACCCAAATCTATGGTTATTGCCCCATGCTGCCCGATATGAGCTTTGATAGAATCATTAAAATGGTGCATGGGGTAAACGAAAGAATACCGTTGGAGTCATTGAGATTTGGCATTCAAAATATGTATAACATCCTTGTACAAATGGAAGGAGTGTAA
- a CDS encoding putative holin-like toxin: MTVFETLMITIAFASLIVTVLSFKQK, translated from the coding sequence ATGACAGTGTTTGAAACACTAATGATTACGATTGCTTTTGCAAGTCTAATCGTTACTGTACTGTCATTTAAACAAAAATAA
- a CDS encoding HNH endonuclease: protein MKNYYKIEGDIVVVYLKNSKDNITGEALINIRDLEKVQLFPNTWRLQKLGERQEVRGTYRVEGIKKQVTLAKWILDFPTKPIYFNDGDSLNLIRENLSFKKPLKGNEIITNEGLSYIVISRRNEEDIKVTIDSDKIELISSYTWVCDKKSDINDYVIYTKIYEGGTSRKISLRKMILGYDKDKTAYFVNGNRLDFRLENIKLYSDKMTNDYYIEEQVAHIFIKISNEETYTVTMIDEEDLEKVMQLGYTWHYYQGNGEPYIVNTIVEEDGKRKRVYLHRIVNDCPEDKVVDHINHDTLDNRKSNLRNVSISANQQNRKGANKNSLSGIRNVNWDKTHKDWIVTCGQKYIMRTKDFEEAKLAAIRVRSELLPYSIK from the coding sequence ATGAAAAATTACTATAAGATAGAAGGAGACATAGTAGTTGTTTATCTTAAGAATTCTAAAGATAACATAACAGGAGAAGCTCTAATTAATATACGTGATCTAGAAAAAGTTCAGCTATTTCCAAATACGTGGAGGTTACAAAAATTAGGGGAGAGGCAAGAGGTTAGAGGGACTTATAGAGTTGAAGGAATAAAAAAGCAGGTTACATTAGCAAAATGGATTCTAGACTTTCCTACGAAGCCTATTTATTTTAACGATGGTGATTCTCTAAATCTTATAAGAGAGAATTTATCTTTTAAAAAACCATTAAAAGGAAATGAAATTATTACCAATGAAGGTCTTAGTTACATTGTTATCTCGAGAAGAAATGAGGAAGACATAAAAGTTACTATTGATTCTGATAAGATTGAATTAATTTCAAGTTACACATGGGTTTGTGATAAAAAAAGTGATATCAATGATTATGTCATTTACACCAAGATTTATGAGGGAGGAACTTCTAGAAAAATATCCTTAAGAAAAATGATTTTGGGTTATGATAAAGATAAAACAGCTTATTTTGTAAATGGGAACCGATTGGATTTTAGATTAGAAAATATTAAATTATATTCAGATAAAATGACGAATGATTATTATATTGAGGAACAGGTAGCACATATCTTTATTAAGATAAGTAATGAAGAAACGTATACTGTGACCATGATTGATGAGGAAGATTTAGAAAAAGTTATGCAACTAGGTTATACTTGGCACTATTATCAAGGGAATGGAGAACCTTATATTGTAAATACAATAGTCGAAGAAGATGGGAAAAGAAAAAGGGTTTATCTACATAGAATAGTAAATGATTGTCCTGAAGATAAAGTAGTAGATCACATTAATCATGATACCTTAGACAACAGGAAGAGCAATTTGAGAAATGTTTCAATATCTGCAAATCAGCAGAATAGAAAGGGAGCAAATAAAAATAGTCTCTCGGGAATAAGAAATGTAAATTGGGACAAAACTCATAAGGATTGGATAGTAACGTGCGGACAAAAATATATTATGAGAACAAAAGATTTCGAGGAAGCTAAATTAGCTGCGATTCGCGTAAGAAGTGAGTTGCTTCCTTATTCTATAAAATAG
- a CDS encoding nuclease-related domain-containing DEAD/DEAH box helicase, translating into MAVTIPETIRSSATAGERLFFRTLKTFLPDDYIVYFEPEIQGKRPDFVIIGPDLGIVVLEVKDYTKNTLFQVNHDEWHIVTTSGDQAVIKSPMKQARDNMFHVVDVLKKDKSLVQLDGKYKFNLKFPYGHGVVFTRMFSKDFIKEGLYSVIEPHLCLTRDEIDPDKEEFSEEILMEKILNMFVVPFRLKEPLSLEDINAIRYHLFPEVRISAEFKAPVPYQDQLLLSLHDIKTMDLHQENLAKQIGDKNRLIRGVAGSGKTIILASRAKMLLKQNPDWKILILCYNISLANAIQQMIVHMLNEPEDLFDFDQQAKKVQNQNIIVRNFHSWLKNDLKIREQQLPDIIDKLERKEAILPTYDAVLIDEGQDFEAEWLRLVSLLINEDTQSLLLVEDRAQTIYQRKRSYLQDTGLSFQGRSKVLSINYRNTQQIVKFAWDFYRKHSVFKNKVVNRELEGEIIAPQSTKRKGPEPGIIKAANFFEEMKIVARQIKKLHKERKVPYDDMLILYRVKRTHQAPIIDIIKRSLKDGGLPFFWITENDNSKRSYEKEDGKIKISTIDSSKGLDFRAVFIVNVDSMPFPLEENKEREVSLLYIGMTRAKEYLCLSYSGVSEFTNYLDAIIQERQELKNGVTRVN; encoded by the coding sequence ATGGCAGTTACGATTCCTGAGACTATTCGTTCTTCGGCAACAGCAGGTGAACGGTTATTTTTTCGGACATTGAAAACCTTTTTACCGGATGATTATATTGTTTATTTTGAACCGGAAATACAAGGGAAAAGACCTGACTTTGTTATTATTGGGCCAGACCTCGGTATAGTCGTTTTAGAAGTAAAGGATTATACAAAAAATACGTTATTTCAGGTTAATCATGATGAATGGCATATTGTCACGACTTCTGGCGACCAGGCTGTTATTAAAAGTCCGATGAAACAGGCAAGGGACAATATGTTCCATGTGGTGGATGTATTAAAAAAGGATAAAAGCCTTGTCCAACTTGATGGTAAATATAAATTCAATTTAAAGTTCCCATACGGTCACGGGGTAGTGTTTACTAGAATGTTCTCCAAGGATTTTATAAAGGAAGGCTTATATTCAGTTATTGAACCTCATCTTTGTTTGACTCGGGATGAAATCGACCCGGATAAAGAGGAGTTTTCTGAAGAAATATTGATGGAGAAAATACTCAATATGTTTGTCGTTCCATTTAGATTGAAGGAACCACTGTCACTTGAGGATATCAATGCCATTCGCTATCATTTGTTCCCAGAAGTTCGGATTAGTGCCGAATTTAAAGCGCCAGTTCCTTACCAAGATCAACTTTTGCTATCTTTGCATGACATAAAAACGATGGATCTTCATCAGGAAAATCTTGCAAAGCAAATTGGTGATAAGAACAGGTTAATTCGAGGAGTCGCCGGAAGCGGGAAAACAATCATTCTAGCAAGCAGAGCAAAAATGCTGTTAAAACAAAATCCTGATTGGAAGATCCTAATCCTTTGTTACAATATTTCACTCGCAAATGCCATCCAACAAATGATTGTACATATGTTAAATGAACCAGAGGATTTGTTCGATTTTGATCAACAAGCCAAAAAAGTTCAGAATCAAAATATTATTGTTCGTAATTTTCATTCATGGTTAAAGAATGATCTAAAAATAAGAGAGCAGCAGCTACCTGATATAATTGATAAACTTGAAAGAAAGGAAGCGATCCTTCCCACTTATGACGCTGTATTGATAGATGAGGGACAAGATTTTGAAGCAGAGTGGCTTCGTTTGGTTAGCTTGCTTATTAATGAGGATACACAGTCTCTTTTATTAGTAGAAGATCGCGCTCAGACCATTTATCAACGGAAGCGGTCTTATCTCCAGGATACGGGTCTTAGCTTTCAAGGCAGGTCAAAGGTTTTATCGATTAATTATCGTAATACCCAGCAGATTGTGAAGTTTGCATGGGATTTCTATAGAAAGCATTCTGTGTTCAAAAATAAAGTGGTGAATAGGGAGCTAGAAGGTGAAATTATTGCTCCTCAAAGTACCAAACGGAAAGGGCCTGAGCCTGGAATTATAAAAGCAGCAAACTTTTTTGAGGAAATGAAGATTGTTGCCCGGCAGATCAAGAAATTGCATAAGGAGAGAAAAGTTCCTTATGATGATATGTTAATCCTTTATCGAGTGAAACGTACACATCAAGCTCCCATTATTGATATCATCAAACGTTCTTTAAAGGATGGAGGATTACCTTTCTTCTGGATTACAGAGAACGATAATTCAAAGCGCTCCTATGAAAAAGAAGATGGGAAGATTAAGATAAGTACAATTGACAGTAGCAAAGGCTTGGATTTCCGTGCAGTTTTCATTGTAAATGTGGATTCCATGCCATTTCCTTTGGAAGAAAATAAGGAGAGGGAAGTTTCCCTTCTATATATTGGTATGACAAGGGCTAAGGAATATCTTTGTTTATCCTATTCAGGGGTATCTGAGTTCACAAATTATTTAGATGCTATTATTCAAGAGAGACAAGAATTGAAAAATGGTGTTACTAGAGTAAATTAG
- a CDS encoding ABC transporter ATP-binding protein, protein MSKLLKGILEKLFNTNQNQKPSESEVKSISQEEVEALVEARLREHAATIEQAVEEKVNSAVHSKDQEDFSLSPKQIDFALALIEKTKEFQLAVDPATLTVKDLNKLIAYNKFKNKGILVNLVKKGILRKKYN, encoded by the coding sequence GTGTCAAAATTGTTAAAGGGAATTCTGGAAAAATTATTCAATACCAATCAAAACCAAAAACCTTCGGAATCTGAAGTTAAATCGATTAGCCAAGAGGAAGTCGAAGCATTAGTAGAAGCAAGATTACGCGAGCATGCTGCAACCATTGAACAAGCCGTAGAAGAAAAGGTAAACTCTGCAGTCCACTCAAAGGATCAAGAAGACTTCTCCTTATCTCCAAAGCAAATTGATTTTGCTCTTGCTTTAATTGAGAAGACTAAGGAATTTCAACTTGCTGTGGATCCTGCAACATTAACAGTGAAGGATTTAAATAAACTAATAGCTTACAATAAATTTAAAAATAAAGGGATATTAGTTAATTTAGTCAAAAAAGGCATTCTTAGAAAAAAATATAATTGA
- a CDS encoding DUF262 domain-containing HNH endonuclease family protein — protein MSELLKASEKDLKTYLLIKNDKLYIPYTQRPYEWTKPQVKRLFNDLISVYEDQTEQRIHILNFFTIYNEDGKKFIYDGQQRTVTLILIIKSITEKISSFGKNELANKIISDYIYNESWEEDQKQYKLRFDNSNTDRFFREFLESGNYNDDDKSRDNTKHIIENYTYISELLQEYIDNNNLQSEDLKNVVKAVTNRVQLVLLETPSEDVATDMFETLNNTGKKIADFYVLKNSCIKHLGEENTKTYWNEIEANLDGIDKSDFLNTVVTLINGKTLKAQSLQKIEDYGYLSSASSVENFLNKLKVASKYYLEIKKPELKNYSDKNSLKKYKKISEDLHLFKSKQHIPIILSLFMKNYQLDEINQVLKIILGINIRNFFISQRKANTVEKTFADLSKKIYEEKIHLEELKQELNKIKINDKEVETALSNREFSSKNDERNIKFILRSVYEYENNLETLISNDHQKVNLEHILPVKIAANSQWMRLYPNEDERKRLTANIGNMTIILGNINSSASNKDFVDKKDLYINSTIVQNKKIAAMTQWTKEEIEERQKLLGAKITEIW, from the coding sequence ATGAGTGAGTTATTAAAAGCAAGTGAGAAAGATTTAAAAACATATTTGCTAATCAAAAATGATAAATTATATATTCCATATACACAAAGACCATACGAATGGACAAAACCTCAAGTGAAGAGATTATTTAATGATTTAATTTCTGTCTATGAGGATCAAACAGAACAGAGAATCCATATTTTAAACTTTTTTACCATTTATAATGAAGATGGTAAAAAGTTCATTTACGATGGACAGCAAAGAACAGTTACACTCATATTGATTATTAAATCGATTACCGAAAAAATTAGTTCCTTCGGTAAAAATGAATTAGCTAATAAAATAATAAGTGATTATATATATAACGAAAGTTGGGAAGAAGATCAAAAACAATATAAGTTAAGATTCGACAATTCTAACACAGATCGATTTTTTCGGGAATTTTTGGAGAGCGGAAATTATAATGATGACGATAAATCAAGAGATAACACAAAGCATATTATTGAAAACTACACTTATATTAGTGAACTATTACAAGAGTATATTGACAATAATAATTTACAGTCCGAAGACTTAAAAAATGTAGTTAAAGCAGTAACAAATAGGGTGCAACTAGTCCTCTTGGAAACACCAAGTGAAGACGTTGCAACAGATATGTTTGAAACTTTAAATAACACTGGAAAGAAAATTGCTGATTTTTACGTGTTGAAAAATTCTTGTATTAAACATTTAGGTGAAGAAAACACAAAGACTTATTGGAATGAAATTGAGGCAAACTTGGATGGGATCGATAAATCCGATTTTTTAAATACCGTTGTAACTTTAATAAATGGAAAGACTCTTAAAGCACAGTCCTTACAAAAAATTGAAGATTATGGTTACCTATCAAGTGCAAGTTCCGTTGAAAACTTTTTGAACAAATTAAAAGTCGCATCAAAATATTATCTTGAAATTAAAAAGCCTGAATTAAAAAACTACTCAGATAAAAATTCATTAAAGAAATATAAAAAAATCTCAGAGGATTTACATTTATTTAAATCAAAACAACATATTCCCATAATTTTATCTTTGTTTATGAAAAATTACCAATTAGATGAGATAAATCAGGTATTGAAGATTATCTTGGGTATCAACATTAGAAATTTTTTCATTAGTCAAAGAAAAGCTAATACTGTTGAGAAAACATTTGCTGACTTATCAAAAAAGATATATGAAGAAAAGATACACTTAGAGGAATTAAAACAGGAATTAAATAAAATTAAGATCAACGATAAAGAAGTCGAAACAGCCCTTTCCAATAGAGAATTCAGCTCTAAAAATGATGAAAGAAATATTAAGTTTATTTTAAGATCTGTTTATGAATATGAAAATAATTTAGAAACTCTAATTTCAAATGATCACCAAAAAGTTAATCTGGAACATATTTTACCTGTTAAGATAGCAGCAAATAGCCAATGGATGCGCCTCTATCCAAATGAGGACGAACGGAAAAGGTTAACTGCGAATATAGGAAATATGACAATTATCCTAGGTAATATTAATTCTTCTGCAAGTAACAAGGACTTTGTAGATAAAAAAGACCTTTATATAAACAGTACCATTGTTCAAAATAAAAAAATTGCTGCTATGACCCAGTGGACAAAAGAAGAAATAGAAGAAAGACAAAAACTTTTGGGTGCAAAAATCACTGAAATTTGGTAA
- a CDS encoding DUF6339 family protein, which yields MKLSFISDETLMDLRTNYDFYKEYYHTKDNDWFDRYFSEKGRVIESKVEFELPEFNLDDDYAVSDRENVKIIYDSLKHLNVSQATQEKLWSGLAHLQFREFTYYRLENEIHQKNDKRINTALFFKSGGNKRSLFVHIISRLWWVGYMTYDESNISNPYWLTDFFTEKDFSARCVVFFSSNFTSNRNITKGILKSLIKLERRGVSIKRDHFVQANKYLNVVGGAMILDLLTTDEVEEMIYNYLSKYYGLSLEKLLVK from the coding sequence GTGAAATTATCATTCATTTCAGATGAGACTCTAATGGATTTAAGAACGAATTATGATTTCTATAAAGAGTATTATCATACAAAAGATAACGACTGGTTTGACCGATACTTTAGTGAAAAAGGCCGAGTAATCGAATCAAAAGTTGAATTTGAACTACCTGAGTTTAACTTGGATGATGATTATGCGGTAAGCGATAGAGAGAACGTAAAGATTATATATGATTCTCTTAAACATCTAAACGTCTCCCAGGCTACACAGGAAAAACTTTGGTCAGGGTTGGCTCATTTACAATTTAGAGAGTTTACCTATTATCGTTTAGAAAATGAAATCCATCAAAAAAATGATAAACGTATTAATACCGCGCTTTTCTTCAAAAGTGGAGGAAATAAACGCTCCCTGTTTGTGCACATTATTTCGCGTCTATGGTGGGTGGGTTACATGACTTACGACGAGTCAAACATTAGCAACCCATACTGGTTAACAGATTTCTTCACGGAAAAAGACTTCTCCGCAAGATGTGTGGTATTTTTCTCAAGTAACTTTACGTCTAACCGAAATATTACAAAGGGAATATTAAAATCTCTTATTAAGTTAGAGAGAAGAGGAGTTTCTATTAAACGAGATCATTTCGTGCAGGCTAATAAATACTTAAATGTTGTGGGCGGAGCTATGATTTTGGATTTGCTAACAACGGATGAAGTCGAGGAAATGATTTATAACTACTTAAGTAAATATTACGGCTTAAGCTTAGAGAAACTACTTGTTAAATAA
- a CDS encoding DEAD/DEAH box helicase family protein → MSKIQLITSNLGSQLIEKLEGADTVCILSSFVIKSGVHYLKEALKRAAQNGADIKICTGDYLYITQPEALEELLSIDERISVRIWKSNGVSFHPKAYLFQSNENDTLFIGSSNLSRSALNHGVEWNLSVLDEKEVFHEALTEFLNVFYSDRTVPLNKETLSEYRTVYDEYHRKYPNLSGKWTELEELDLMLPSIEENQPQVVLEDPVEYESAIQPRFAQIEALEELNRTLEEEYNKALVVMATGLGKTYLAGFFSQNFKKILFVAHREEILYQARDSFKRIMPEKQYGIYNGKIKESQADAVFASIYTLSIKKHLEQFQREEFDLIIVDEFHHAAADSYRRALDYFHPRFLLGITATPDRNDNRDVYAICDGNVAFRLDFLEAIYRRWLAPFKYLGVYDDTDYSQITWLGNRYDEEELLLAQLRKELALKVLRAWEKNKQTKTLGFCSSIRQADFLSNFFNKHGHETVSLHSQQMGINRKNAISQLSKGEIDIIFTVDLFNEGVDIPSVDTLLFVRPTESLSVFTQQIGRGLRLHPGKEACVIIDLIGNYRNADIKLSLFDTQPGEGKTRNIQPTLPEFCEITLDVNVINLLQEMSRKRQPRREKLLNDYLELKKELGRRPTYLELHLQGRSDSPQYKQEFQSYFGFLKWAEELTDREVEVFDRYENWFIEGERTGMAKSYKMVVLQAMLERGKSRWYNTITSKQAAPFFHQYLMEKEHRKRIDFSDKGAQKLWNYDEKGVSKLIATMPMTKWSGSSKRLISYENDIFKLNFDVAKEDEEILYNWTKEICEYRLHYHFERKAKNFQTH, encoded by the coding sequence ATGAGTAAGATTCAGCTCATAACAAGCAATCTAGGCAGCCAACTAATTGAGAAGCTTGAAGGTGCCGATACTGTTTGTATTTTATCTTCCTTTGTTATAAAGTCAGGGGTCCATTATTTAAAGGAAGCTTTAAAAAGGGCAGCACAAAATGGTGCTGATATTAAGATTTGTACTGGGGATTATCTCTATATTACACAACCAGAGGCTTTGGAAGAGCTGCTATCGATTGATGAGCGGATAAGTGTTCGCATATGGAAAAGTAACGGCGTATCCTTTCATCCAAAGGCCTACCTTTTTCAATCAAACGAAAATGATACTCTGTTTATTGGGTCATCTAATCTTTCACGCTCCGCATTGAATCATGGTGTGGAGTGGAACCTTTCAGTACTTGATGAGAAAGAAGTCTTTCATGAAGCGCTAACAGAGTTTTTAAATGTTTTTTATTCAGATCGTACAGTCCCATTAAATAAGGAAACTCTATCAGAATATAGAACTGTATATGATGAATACCATCGTAAATATCCCAATCTATCGGGTAAATGGACAGAGCTAGAGGAATTAGATTTAATGCTACCTTCTATAGAGGAAAATCAGCCCCAGGTTGTGTTAGAAGATCCAGTCGAATATGAAAGTGCAATTCAGCCTAGATTTGCCCAGATAGAGGCACTGGAGGAATTAAATAGAACACTGGAAGAAGAGTATAATAAAGCACTTGTGGTTATGGCAACTGGACTGGGAAAAACATATCTAGCAGGATTTTTTTCGCAAAACTTTAAGAAAATTCTTTTTGTGGCCCATCGTGAAGAGATCCTTTATCAAGCTAGAGATTCCTTTAAGAGGATTATGCCGGAAAAACAATATGGCATTTACAATGGGAAAATCAAAGAAAGTCAAGCTGATGCAGTATTTGCATCCATCTATACCTTAAGTATAAAAAAACATCTGGAGCAATTTCAAAGGGAAGAATTTGATCTGATCATCGTTGATGAATTCCATCATGCTGCTGCCGATTCCTATAGGCGTGCTCTTGATTACTTTCATCCTCGATTCTTGTTAGGAATTACAGCTACACCTGATAGAAATGACAATAGAGATGTTTACGCCATTTGCGATGGAAACGTTGCCTTCCGATTAGATTTTTTAGAAGCAATTTACCGGAGATGGTTAGCACCTTTTAAGTATTTGGGTGTATATGATGATACAGATTATAGTCAAATTACCTGGCTGGGAAATCGATATGATGAAGAAGAATTACTTCTAGCACAATTAAGAAAGGAATTGGCTCTTAAGGTACTCCGTGCCTGGGAAAAGAATAAGCAGACAAAAACCTTAGGCTTTTGTTCTTCCATTAGACAAGCTGACTTCCTTTCGAATTTTTTCAATAAGCATGGGCATGAAACGGTTAGCCTTCATTCACAACAAATGGGGATAAATAGGAAAAATGCAATTTCTCAACTTTCAAAAGGAGAAATTGATATTATCTTTACGGTTGATTTATTTAATGAGGGAGTAGATATTCCATCAGTAGATACGCTCTTATTTGTAAGGCCGACAGAATCATTGAGCGTTTTTACACAACAAATTGGTCGTGGTCTTCGATTACATCCTGGCAAGGAAGCATGTGTAATCATAGATTTAATCGGAAACTATCGAAATGCCGATATTAAACTAAGTTTATTCGACACCCAACCCGGTGAAGGGAAAACTAGGAACATCCAACCTACTTTACCAGAATTCTGTGAGATCACTTTAGATGTAAATGTTATTAATCTTCTCCAAGAAATGTCCAGAAAGAGGCAGCCAAGAAGAGAAAAGCTGTTGAATGACTACTTAGAATTAAAAAAGGAGTTAGGAAGAAGGCCAACTTATTTGGAATTACATTTACAAGGTCGATCTGACTCTCCTCAGTATAAGCAAGAGTTTCAATCCTATTTTGGATTTTTAAAATGGGCAGAAGAGCTAACCGATCGTGAAGTCGAAGTATTTGATCGTTACGAAAACTGGTTTATTGAAGGCGAAAGAACTGGTATGGCTAAAAGCTATAAAATGGTTGTTTTACAAGCAATGCTAGAACGTGGGAAATCGCGCTGGTACAATACAATCACTTCAAAACAAGCTGCACCTTTTTTTCATCAATACCTTATGGAGAAAGAACACCGGAAAAGAATTGACTTTTCGGACAAAGGTGCCCAAAAACTATGGAACTATGATGAAAAAGGTGTCAGCAAATTAATCGCAACCATGCCAATGACAAAATGGAGCGGCAGTTCAAAAAGATTAATTTCGTATGAAAATGATATTTTTAAATTGAACTTTGATGTGGCTAAGGAAGATGAAGAAATCCTTTACAATTGGACCAAAGAAATTTGTGAGTACCGGTTGCATTACCATTTTGAGAGGAAAGCGAAGAACTTCCAGACTCATTAA
- a CDS encoding nucleoside triphosphate pyrophosphohydrolase, with amino-acid sequence MPIYNKLVRDRIPEIIEKTEKHFTTRILDNEEYIKELKNKSFEELEEYVNAENDQDSIEELADLLEIIHALAECHGASIEKVEEVRKNKAEKRGGFKDKIFLIEVEDE; translated from the coding sequence ATGCCTATATACAACAAACTAGTCCGTGATCGTATACCAGAAATCATTGAAAAAACAGAAAAACATTTTACCACAAGGATTTTAGATAATGAAGAATACATAAAAGAACTAAAAAATAAAAGCTTTGAAGAACTTGAAGAGTATGTAAATGCTGAAAATGATCAGGATTCTATTGAAGAATTAGCTGATCTATTAGAAATTATCCATGCACTGGCTGAATGCCATGGAGCATCTATTGAAAAGGTAGAAGAAGTCCGAAAAAATAAAGCCGAAAAGCGTGGCGGTTTTAAGGATAAAATCTTTTTAATTGAGGTTGAAGATGAGTAA